The DNA segment tcacacgcacacagacactctctctcacgcacacagacactctctctcacgcacacagacactctctctcacgcacacagacactctctctcacgcacacagacactctctctcacgcacacagacactctctctcacgcacacagacactctctctcacgcacacagacactctctctcacgcaccGCACAGACACTCACACGCACAGACACTCACACGCACAGACACTCACACGCACAGTATCAACCGCTTTTccctcaatcatcttcatcacctcctcaaaaaaactccccacacaaaatcatgctgtCTATCGCTAATCGGTCCATTCGCTCCAAAATGCTGATAGATCTTgttcctgagaatcttttccaattatTTCCCTACGACTGACACggggctcacaggcctgtaattcctgcattatccctgttacccttcttaaacaatgggacaacactaGCTATTCTCTAGTCgcctgggacctcacctgtggtcaAAGAGGATACAAGGATGTCCATCAATACTCCAGAAATTTGTGTTCTTGCCTCCCTGAATCTGCTGGGATAGATCCCTTTAGGACACAGGAACTTAACTACCTTAAAACATTTTAAGACTAACAACACTTCTTCCTTTTGAATAGCAACTTGATTTCGAGATTTGACACTCTCTTCCCTGACAGCaatccttctctttggtgaatactgatacaaTACATTCATTTAAGTCCTCACCTACCTTATCTGGCTACGCACAGATTCTCTCCTTtctccttgagtgggccaactctTTCCCCTGGCTACCCtctcactttttatttatgtataaaaagccttgggattctcctaaATCCTGTTTGTCAATGTcttttcatgaccccttctaattccttgcttAAGTTCCTTCCTATTGCTATTTCCTCTGGTCTTATGAAAACCTCCTTCCTGCGTCTACCTTGTAAGAATTTGGTAAGCTTTGAGGAGATTCTCTCGCGTTCTTCCACATTCTAGAGAATTCACACCCAGCCTCTTTAAGCTCTCCTCAAGGAGGGTCAATTCACCCCCAGGGAAGACTCCCTCCGTGGTAAATACAGTAGAACaccgattatccgaacgagacggGCGGGAagaattttgtttggataactgatcgttcggataatcgatccGTAATTTAGGAGTGCTGGTTATCCCGATCATTTCTGGGTTACCCAGCCATGCACACCATAATGCCATCTAACCAATAACTGATCTATCGTAAACAAACCATAACTTAGAAGTGCTGGTTAACCCAAACATTTCTTGGCTATCCGGCAACACACTCAATGCGGAGTTGCCAATGCCGTTTTTATGGGACCAGGAGATCGTCGGATAATCtggaatttggataattgatgttcggataattgaggttgtactgtatatccttccttaggtaaggaGAGGATAACTGTGTACAGCTGTTCGATGAAGCAGAGATTTGCATGGACCATCAGAAGGGCAGCAGTGACCAAAAACATCACAAGAGGAAAATTCAACAGGACCTGGGGTTTTGGATCTCAGTGTACAGACTGCGGCAGGGGGGCCCCTTTATGTGCTACTGGGTCTCTCCTGCAGAAGGGATGCAAGAACAGTGCACACGGTGCTGTAATGATTCACTCGGTCTTACAGCAGTGAAGGGGGAAACAACACGCCCCGGACAAGCAAAGGGATTTATCCACTCGATTGGAGGGTGGTAGGTAACCGAATGGAGCTCTGTGAGGTGATGCAGACTGGCTCCAGGGTCAGTTAGGACGATAAGGTTAGAAGGGTGTGACAGATGAAACTAGTGGGATATCAAAAACtaaagtgagggagagagtgggattagactgggtgggatattaaagNNNNNNNNNNNNNNNNNNNNNNNNNNNNNNNNNNNNNNNNNNNNNNNNNNNNNNNNNNNNNNNNNNNNNNNNNNNNNNNNNNNNNNNNNNNNNNNNNNNNNNNNNNNNNNNNNNNNNNNNNNNNNNNNNNNNNNNNNNNNNNNNNNNNNNNNNNNNNNNNNNNNNNNNNNNNNNNNNNNNNNNNNNNNNNNNNNNNNNNNNNNNNNNNNNNNNNNNNNNNNNNNNNNNNNNNNNNNNNNNNNNNNNNNNNNNNNNNNNNNNNNNNNNNNNNNNNNNNNNNNNNNNNNNNNNNNNNNNNNNNNNNNNNNNNNNNNNNNNNNNNNNNNNNNNNNNNNNNNNNNNNNNNNNNNNNNNNNNNNNNNNNNNNNNNNNNNNNNNNNNNNNNNNNNNNNNNNNNNNNNNNNNNNNNNNNNNNNNNNNNNNNNNNNNNNNNNNNNNNNNNNNNNNNNNNNNNNNNNNNNNNNNNNNNNNNNNNNNNNNNNNNNNNNNNNNNNNNNNNNCtgacaatgcccactccctcagcactgatcctctgacagtgcccactccctcagcactgatcctctgacagtgcccactccctcagcactgatcctccgacagtgcccactccctcggcactgaccctctggcagtgcccactccctcaacactgaccctctggcagtgcccactccctcagcactgaccctctggcagtgcccGCTGAAATTATGGAAAGTAATCTAGTTTATGTGGCCTGTGTCTGCAAAATGGTGAGTTACGTTACCAGGCTAAATAGTCCTTCTAGAACAGTGACAAAATGCAGTGTTTGTCAGACCAAGTGACTGTAACCCCTGGAGTGTTAATGAAATAAGATATTTATACTGTAGAGTTCAGGTAGACAGataaattaaacattaaattGTTTAGTTCAGAATAATCAAAGATTGACTTGTGTTTTAAAATCACAGGGACTGAATTTTTAGGAGAATCTTAGGGAATACAGATTGTGGTCAGAACCAATGTAGTTTTTCTCATAGAAATCTGTGTCTCTGAAAAGTTGCAAAATAGTTCGAGAAGTCTGGTTTGTGAAAAATCCAAACcaggagtgtttggttagaaatctgcaatttattcaaagctgagaaaattTAAGCTCTCGGTTTTGAGGGTATTCATAAAGAAGAAATCACAGCTCACAGAACCAAGACTGCAGAGAATCAGTTAAGTAGGAATTGATTATTTGATCTCGGGAGTAATCACTGTGAATTTAAATCTCTGTCAAGGTGTGAGAAAACTGTGTTCTGAAGATTTTTCTAACCGCTTTCTAATAGCTTTTTAATTCCTGATGTGTTTTTTATGAATCTCTCGCTTTGTGTTTCAATGACTCACCATCAGGTTAACTAAACGAACGTGATTTATCAAGACAACTTTCcttctgggatctgacttctTCAGtaattaccatcagctgggatctcTGCAGATGTAGGGAAGGGGAGTGAGGTGGAATTTGCCCGTGAGTGTGCCAGATTTCAAATGTGGGAGCTGGCGGTGTGAGTCTTTCCAGGATCCCACCCTCAGCATCGCTTGCAATGAGCTGTGATGGGCTTCTCCCCGCCCCACACCCCCACCGACTCGCCACTGTTACCTCTCGTCTTTGGGTGGATCCAGGAGACGGAGCAATTCAACTTCAAAGGACATCCATTAAACACCTTGGAGAAACATGCTCCCATCTGTGACAGAGAAGAGGTGTCAGCAGGAAACCTTCACGTGCACAAAGTCTCTCTGTACTGCTACTGACTTTACATATCGTGGTCACATCAATCCCAAAACGATGgctccatttttgtttcaattacTTCGCTGGCTCACTTGTGGGACCCAGTATttactgaccatccctaattgcccacgataaaatgggggtgagctgccttcttgaaccgcttcaGTCCATGTTGACCCACAGTGacacttagggagggaatcccaggatccTGACCCAGCCAGACTGAGGGAGCggcgagatatttccaagtcgggatggtgaggggctcggaggggaacttgcagggggtggtgttcccatgtacctgctgccccttgtccttctgaatggaagtggccgtgggtttggaaggtgctgcctgagggtctttggggagtttctgcagtgtatcttgtagctggtacacactgctgctactgagcgtcggtggggggagggagtgggtgttatGAATCAATATTAAATTGTGGAGTGAGATCTAACTGTGATGTTGTGAGTGGCTGAATTAAATTGTGGAGTGAGATTAATTTGGGATGGcatagtgcctcagtggttagcactgctgcctcacagcggcagggacttgggttcgattgtagcctcgggtgactgtgtggagtttgcacgttctccctgtgtctgcgtgggtttcctccgggtgctccagtttcctcccacagtccaaagatgtgcatttctTGGTGGGGGCAGAGGGAGGGGGAACAGAAACGGAGTGGTACACTCGCTCCCAGGACCCCTGCTCCCATCATGGCCAATGGGAGACTGGGTCACTGTTGGAGACCAAAATGGCGGGTGGGCCAATGGCTTTATCCCCTGCACTGCTCCTGGAGTAATGACatttgggggaggaggggggttgCTGACaagacaccccccccccaccagtgAAGTGAGGAGGGGTGGAGCAGTGTGTATTACAATCGATCACACCCTCCCATCCAACCTCCCCACTGCCCTGAGCCTGTGTCTCAGAGACAACAGGACATTGTGTATGAGCACACAGAATATATCAAACATCATAACTCCCTCATCGATGGGGAACTCAGACACCAGGAGTTTCAGACATGGCACCCCAGCACACTTCCCAGTTTTGAGCCGTTATCTGATCCTCCTCTTTCGGACAACCCTGTTCAAGCTGCTTCCCGACATCCCGATTTGTACTCACGTGGACTTTGGGAGTTGGAGGCAGTCCGTGACAAATCTCCCTCTGTAAATGAATGGAGAATATTAAACTACACTGCTCAGCAGTAGGGAAGGGACTCTCAGCCAGGACCACACACAGGAATGGGTCCCTGAATCCACACAGCAGGGCAACTCTGTTTTTGTCATTCccctctacacacacacagaatttcAGAGGGTCTGAgatgcacccccaccccccacacacacacacacacacaatcgcaCATGCAGTCACACGTACAGAGAATCTTACTAtcattcacacactctcacacattcaGAGGGTCTGATACATACACACGCTTTCAGTGGGTCTCAATATTACACACACTCAGAGGATGTTACTATCATACACACACTTTCTGAGGGTCTCACtatcacactcacagacacacacttccaaagtgtgtcactatcactctcacatgcacactcatagATACATATATGCTCCAATTcaccaacacagacacactcacagccacacacactcacttacgAGCCCttctacagaaaggatattattaaactagaaagggtgtgTAAAGGATTTACTaagatgctacctggactgaagGTTTgtattataaggagaggctgaggagtgaccttatagaggtttataaaaccgtgTGAGGCACAGAGAAGGGAGAATGGCGGAGAGCTTTTCCCAGGATAggtgagtctaaaactagagggcgtaggattaaggtgagaggggaaagatgcaaAAGGTTTTGAGAGAGCAGtttattcacacagagtgtggtgagtgtgtggtggaggtgagtacaattttgtcatttaagaaacatttggacaggtacatggataggatagatacgGAGGGATGTGTAacaacacaggcaaatggaactaaattaattgTTGAAAATGGCcaagctgggccgaagggcctgtttccatgctgtagactgCTATGACTCTATAGGATCCAAACATAcccacacacgcaaacacacaacACTCAttgtctcacactcactcacacacacaacacacactctcacgcgcacacacacataccactctctctcacgcacacacacacaccNNNNNNNNNNNNNNNNNNNNNNNNNNNNNNNNNNNNNNNNNNNNNNNNNNNNNNNNNNNNNNNNNNNNNNNNNNNNNNNNNNNNNNNNNNNNNNNNNNNNNNNNNNNNNNNNNNNNNNNNNNNNNNNNNNNNNNNNNNNNNNNNNNNNNNNNNNNNNNNNNNNNNNNNNNNNNNNNNNNNNNNNNNNNNNNNNNNNNNNNNNNNNNNNNNNNNNNNNNNNNNNNNNNNNNNNNNNNNNNNNNNNNNNNNNNNNNNNNNNNNNNNNNNNNNNNNNNNNNNcacacacaccacactctctcacgcacacacacaccacactctctcacgcacacaacacagtctctcacactcatatgcgcacgcacacacaacaGTCTCTCACACTcatgtgcacgcacacacaacacagtctctcacactcatacgcacacacactccctatgcctctccacccctttctctccctctcccatccTTAAAACCGATCTCTGTGAGTGAGCATTTGGCCTCCTGTCCCTGATGTGGGTCAAACACTGCCTGGCTGATGTTGCTGGGAACGGCTAACTGTGTGAAAGGTGCCTGTCAAATGCAGCGATGTATATTTTGGAAATGTGGGGATCGTAGGGGAAAGCTATTACCCCCgtttcccctccctctccccggCCGGGTTACTCACTTGCGTTCCGTACTCGTTGGACGGCGAAGTCCCCTCGGACAGGTCGGAATCCCGGGCCACAGTCTCTGCAGGCCCAGAGCGCACTGCTCTCGCTCTCCCTGCAACATGCATGGACAACAGCATCAGTGAGTGTTCACTCCCCATCCCGCTCCTCCCTCCAATCAGATGGGGCGGTGGGGAGGGGAACGCTGACCGCCAGGGGCTCAAACCCACTCTTTTCCGTTTCACTCACTCGCCTGTCCCGTTCCGAGTGCAGCCCTCTCAGCTAGACATCAAGCCTGGAGTCACATACGGACCCCCAACTGGGTAAGGACGGCCCTTGCTGAATCACACACAGTGGCAAAGGGGAAATGTCACTGGGCTGGTGAATTTAGAGACCCCCAGactcatttatttattcattctggGGATGAGAGTGTCtctgactgggcccagcatgtactgcccatccctaattacccagagggcagttaagagtcaaccccaatgctgtgggtctggagtcacaagtaggccagactgggtaacaatggcagtttccttcccaaagggcattagtgacccagacgGGGTTTTGTAACAcacaacaatggattcatagtcattatTAGACGCTGAATTACAGATTTTTTTCTTCACTGAATTCCAATTTCAcgatctgccatggtgggattcaaacccaagttaCAGTTCATTATTTGGGTCTCCAGAGATGATATCACTAGACCATCGCCTCCCCATGTTCTGGGGTCATTGGCTCAAATGCCAAGCTCGCAGCTGGTGGGATTCAGATGCGATTAATAAATAAAGAATTGTATTTCTCGGTGATGGTGACTGTGACGATACAAATGGAGAGAGTACTTCATAAAACAAGTGGGACTTGACTGACAGAGGCacagagtacaggagcagggaggtcaggatctggaccagatgggccaatgggctgagaagtggcagatggagtttaattcagataaatgcgaggtgctgcattttgggaaagcaaatcagaccaggacttatacacttaatggtaagatcctggctGAACAatgtgggacaggctggaggagggaggctgaatggcctcctgctgttcctgcgTGACAGGCTGGGGgagcaggggctgaatggcctcctgctgttcctgtagctcagggtggaggaggggggaatgaatggcctcctgctgttcctgtgggacaggctggaggcgagggggctaaatggcctcctgctgttcctgtgggacaggctgggggaggaggggctgaatggcctcctgctgttcccatGAAGAGTGCAGTGAGCAGTTTACTTGTGTACCTTGACCCTGGTCCTGCGAGTGTTGGTCAGAGTGGGTCGTACCAGGGTGTGTAGGATGGCTGGCACAGTGCTCAGACTCTGCTCGGGAGTCAGGCCGTGAGACATGACGGACGGTGGAGTATTTATCCGTGTCACTGCAGCTCTCCTCCTGCAGACAACATGGGAAAGCAGTCAGTGCTTCAgtcagggctgaatggcctcacccAGCAGGGCTGAGCTCAACAGAATAGGCAGTAGGAAGGTGAACACGCactcacacgcactcacacacacacctgcagacactcacacacacagacacacacccaccccacacacactcacacaaacacacacacacccccacactctcacagacacacttacacagacacccacacccccacacacagacatctccccacacacacacccacacacatccaaccacacacacacatccacccatactcacacccacacatTCACCCCGCACACTCACACAGAGCGGCCTTGGGAACGGTGTTACTGATCGACCATTCACAGTCAGTCCGAGAGTGAAGGTGTTATGGTTTAGAATGTGCCATCACTCAactctgtgtgagtgtctgtgtctcCCCTCTTATATTCTCTCTCACTGGCCCTTCTCTCTTCCCATCTCTGCCACTTTTCCATcacctttctccttctctccacctctcaatctccccctcccatttctcttctaatatccctctttctctctccttcactctccctctcacacgCTCCCTCTCTCTTGACCCCACTCAAAGACTCCTCCACTCGCTCTCTCACTCCCATCCTCTGTCTTACTCTACTTCTCTCTCCTTCAGTTTTACTCAGGTCACTctcacctctctttctctccttacgTTTCTTCCTCCCCTATGTtaacagggtcagtgctgagggagtgggcac comes from the Chiloscyllium plagiosum isolate BGI_BamShark_2017 chromosome 45, ASM401019v2, whole genome shotgun sequence genome and includes:
- the LOC122543977 gene encoding mitogen-activated protein kinase kinase kinase kinase 2-like, which produces MTGNSTRMMTICKGRSFFPLIKDNNLRPRSQCRTLPLNCAPRWIEESCSDTDKYSTVRHVSRPDSRAESEHCASHPTHPGTTHSDQHSQDQGQGRARAVRSGPAETVARDSDLSEGTSPSNEYGTQREICHGLPPTPKVHMGACFSKVFNGCPLKLNCSVSWIHPKTRDQ